The following proteins are encoded in a genomic region of Oryza brachyantha chromosome 11, ObraRS2, whole genome shotgun sequence:
- the LOC102711746 gene encoding nod factor hydrolase protein 1-like yields the protein MEQACTSLALIFLLAFLSGVSVSTSQHQCDGAPAGVRAGYWLPSSSHYSPLSSINTSLYSHLYYSSLSIDERSSTVARPPGEESYILSTFSSSIKSTGNLAVKIILSVGTDEYKEDVSNAAFSRMAADRNLRKMFINSSIELARANGFDGLDLAWRFPSTQMDMENLGVLLAEWRAAILDESGSTSSEPLLLTATVYFSNHLFDMSDSNLNYPIEDMSNNLDWVNILTFGLHKNSNITTADAPLYDKDSHFSASYGVISWLDAGLPPCKLVMGIPLFGRSWFLRNKDKNGLGAPTAAAGTKQRKSNQTGIIAYAEIEDYLKSQSVFVTHDNQSVADYFYSGDLWVTFDSALVVQEKIEFVVKSQLLGYFLWAISFDDLNCTLSKQASVSWGQYHDSSYAQGVLGIMQEGAVIQDLHASTGSPTSWYSKTISCLLSTILLLVVL from the exons ATGGAGCAGGCATGCACCAGCTTAGCCTTGATCTTTCTCCTAGCGTTCTTGTCAGGAGTCTCTGTGTCCACGTCGCAGCACCAGTGCGATGGCGCGCCGGCAGGGGTGAGAGCTGGCTACTGGCTGCCATCCTCGAGCCATTACTCGCCTCTCAGTAGCATCAACACCTCTCTGTACAGTCATCTCTACTACAGCTCACTCTCAATCGATGAGAGAAGTTCGACCGTCGCACGGCCACCTGGTGAAGAGAGCTACATTCTTTCTACATTCTCAAGCAGTATCAAGTCCACTGGGAATTTGGCAGTCAAGATCATCTTGTCTGTCGGCACAGATGAGTACAAGGAAGATGTATCCAATGCTGCCTTCTCCAGGATGGCTGCAGACAGGAATCTTCGGAAAATGTTCATCAACTCATCGATAGAATTGGCTCGGGCCAATGGCTTCGACGGCCTCGACTTGGCATGGAGGTTTCCCTCAACACAGATGGACATGGAGAACCTTGGAGTCCTGCTTGCAGAATGGCGAGCTGCAATCTTGGATGAATCTGGGAGCACATCATCTGAGCCTCTCCTGCTGACGGCAACAGTTTACTTCTCAAACCACCTGTTTGACATGTCTGACAGTAACCTCAACTACCCGATAGAGGACATGTCAAACAACCTCGATTGGGTGAACATTCTCACATTCGGCTTGCACAAGAACAGCAACATCACAACAGCTGATGCACCACTCTATGACAAGGATTCTCACTTCTCAGCAAGCTATGGTGTCATCTCATGGTTGGATGCAGGGCTCCCTCCATGCAAGCTGGTGATGGGGATACCTCTGTTTGGAAGGTCTTGGTTCCTCAGGAACAAGGACAAGAACGGACTAGGAGCGCCAACTGCAGCTGCTGGAACCAAGCAGAGAAAGAGCAACCAGACCGGCATAATTGCGTATGCAGAGATTGAAGACTACCTGAAATCTCAAAGTGTTTTTGTTACTCATGACAACCAGTCAGTGGCAGACTATTTCTACAGCGGTGACCTCTGGGTCACCTTCGACAGCGCCTTGGTGGTGCAGGAGAAGATAGAGTTCGTGGTGAAGTCTCAGTTGCTTGGGTACTTCCTTTGGGCCATCAGCTTTGATGACCTGAACTGCACATTATCCAAACAAG CATCCGTGTCCTGGGGTCAATACCATGATTCTTCATATGCACAAGGTGTTTTGGGAATTATGCAAGAAGGAGCTGTAATCCAAGATCTGCATGCATCGACAGGGTCACCAACAAGCTGGTATTCAAAAACTATCAGCTGTTTATTGTCAACAATACTTCTATTGGTTGTTCTATGA